Proteins co-encoded in one Microbacterium hydrocarbonoxydans genomic window:
- a CDS encoding F0F1 ATP synthase subunit gamma, whose product MGAQLRVYKQKISSAQTTKKITKAMELIAASRIQKAMARVKASSPFARAVTRAVSAVATHSNVDHPLTREPETIRRSAVVIFSSDRGLAGAFNSQILREGLEVAELLRGQGKEPVFYLVGRKAVGYFQFRRIAAAAEWTGDTDTPSFHTAEEISATLLEDFSRGADEGGVDEIHLVYNRFVSMMTQSPESVRLLPLEIAEADDSEAGSAVYPLYEFEPDAETVLDAILPVYIQSRVFNALLQSSAAKQAATQKAMKSASDNADKLITDYTRLRNNARQAEITQQIAEIVGGADALSSSK is encoded by the coding sequence ATGGGCGCTCAACTCAGGGTCTACAAGCAGAAGATCTCTTCTGCTCAGACGACCAAGAAGATCACGAAGGCGATGGAACTCATCGCGGCTTCGCGCATTCAGAAGGCGATGGCACGCGTCAAAGCGTCCAGCCCCTTCGCGCGTGCCGTGACGAGGGCCGTATCGGCCGTCGCGACGCACTCGAACGTCGACCACCCGCTCACCCGTGAGCCCGAGACGATCCGCCGCTCCGCGGTCGTGATCTTCTCGTCGGACCGCGGTCTCGCCGGAGCCTTCAACTCGCAGATCCTCCGTGAGGGTCTCGAGGTGGCGGAGCTCCTGCGCGGGCAGGGCAAGGAGCCGGTGTTCTACCTCGTCGGACGCAAGGCGGTCGGTTACTTCCAGTTCCGCCGCATCGCGGCCGCTGCGGAGTGGACCGGCGACACCGACACGCCGTCGTTCCACACGGCGGAGGAGATCTCGGCCACGCTGCTCGAGGACTTCTCGCGTGGCGCGGACGAGGGCGGCGTCGACGAGATCCACCTCGTGTACAACCGCTTCGTCAGCATGATGACGCAGTCGCCGGAATCCGTGCGTCTGCTTCCGCTGGAGATCGCGGAAGCCGATGACTCGGAAGCGGGAAGCGCCGTCTACCCGCTGTACGAGTTCGAGCCGGATGCCGAGACGGTTCTCGACGCGATCCTGCCGGTGTACATCCAGAGCCGCGTCTTCAACGCTCTCCTGCAGTCGTCTGCCGCCAAGCAGGCCGCGACGCAGAAGGCGATGAAGTCGGCCAGCGACAACGCCGACAAGCTCATCACCGACTACACCCGTCTGCGCAACAACGCGCGTCAGGCGGAGATCACGCAGCAGATCGCGGAGATCGTCGGCGGCGCCGACGCACTCTCGTCGAGCAAATAG
- a CDS encoding F0F1 ATP synthase subunit delta, whose product MGSATTQALAASTQTLAAAKDVTLDTARELFAAARAVAESSHLSGALADPSAPAVARQNVVAAVFGGFSQNAQDIVKTVVAERWSSASQLVDGIEELAIRAAAIAEPQADIGGELFGFTRVIAANAELELALGSRLGGEDAKGALVDRLLAGGVSDATAVIVSALVRQPRDRRVRQMLTRATRVVADQGDRVVATVHSATPLTDAQRTRLSDALSRRYDGKISLNEVNDPSVVGGLRVQIADDVIDGSISARLADLRQKLAG is encoded by the coding sequence ATGGGCAGCGCGACCACTCAGGCACTCGCGGCATCCACTCAGACGCTTGCCGCAGCGAAGGACGTCACTCTCGACACGGCGCGGGAGCTGTTCGCAGCCGCGCGCGCCGTGGCGGAGTCGTCTCATTTGAGCGGCGCGCTCGCTGACCCCTCGGCTCCGGCCGTGGCGCGACAGAACGTCGTCGCAGCGGTGTTCGGCGGGTTCTCGCAGAACGCGCAGGACATCGTGAAGACGGTCGTCGCCGAGCGCTGGTCATCGGCTTCCCAGCTCGTGGACGGCATCGAGGAGCTCGCCATCAGGGCTGCCGCGATCGCCGAGCCGCAGGCTGACATCGGGGGAGAGCTCTTCGGCTTCACCCGGGTGATCGCCGCCAACGCGGAACTCGAGCTCGCGCTCGGCAGCCGCCTCGGGGGAGAGGACGCCAAGGGCGCACTCGTCGACAGACTGCTCGCCGGGGGCGTCAGCGACGCCACCGCGGTGATCGTCTCGGCGCTCGTGCGTCAGCCTCGTGACCGCCGCGTCAGGCAGATGCTCACCCGTGCGACGCGGGTCGTCGCCGACCAGGGCGACCGTGTGGTCGCGACGGTGCACAGCGCCACACCGCTCACCGACGCACAGCGCACCCGTCTCAGCGACGCTCTCTCGCGTCGCTACGACGGCAAGATCTCGCTCAACGAGGTCAACGACCCCTCCGTCGTCGGAGGCCTGCGCGTGCAGATCGCCGATGACGTCATCGACGGCAGTATCTCCGCCCGTCTCGCCGATCTTCGCCAGAAGCTCGCCGGCTAA
- the atpD gene encoding F0F1 ATP synthase subunit beta, protein MTPTATADQPATAVVGRVARVNGPVVDIEFPHDSIPDIYNALKTTIVIGEESTEITLEVAQHLGDDLVRAIALKPTDGIVRGQEVRDTGEAISVPVGDVTKGKVFNVIGEVLNIEPGETIEVTERWPIHRKAPNFDQLESKTTMFETGIKSIDLLTPYVLGGKIGLFGGAGVGKTVLIQEMIQRVAQDHGGVSVFAGVGERTREGNDLIHEMEEAGVFDKTALVFGQMDEPPGTRLRVALSALTMAEYFRDVQKQDVLLFIDNIFRFTQAGSEVSTLLGRMPSAVGYQPNLADEMGLLQERITSTRGHSITSLQAIYVPADDYTDPAPATTFAHLDATTELSREIASKGLYPAIDPLTSTSRIMDPRYLGEDHYRVATTVKQILQKNKELQEIIAILGVDELSEEDKIVVSRARRIQQFLSQNTYMAKKFTGVEGSTVPLKETIESFDAIARGDFDHVAEQAFFNVGGISDVEEQWAKIQKENG, encoded by the coding sequence ATGACCCCCACCGCTACGGCTGACCAGCCGGCGACCGCGGTCGTCGGGCGCGTCGCGCGCGTCAACGGTCCGGTTGTCGACATCGAGTTCCCGCACGACTCGATCCCCGACATCTACAACGCTCTGAAGACCACCATCGTCATCGGCGAGGAGTCCACGGAGATCACCCTCGAGGTCGCTCAGCACCTCGGCGACGACCTCGTTCGCGCGATCGCCCTGAAGCCGACCGACGGCATCGTCCGCGGCCAGGAAGTCCGCGACACGGGAGAGGCCATCTCGGTCCCCGTCGGCGACGTCACCAAGGGCAAGGTCTTCAACGTGATCGGCGAGGTCCTGAACATCGAGCCCGGCGAGACGATCGAAGTCACCGAGCGCTGGCCGATCCACCGCAAGGCTCCCAACTTCGACCAGCTCGAGTCGAAGACCACGATGTTCGAGACGGGCATCAAGTCGATCGACCTCCTCACGCCGTATGTGCTGGGTGGAAAGATCGGTCTGTTCGGTGGAGCCGGTGTCGGCAAGACCGTCCTCATCCAGGAGATGATCCAGCGAGTCGCGCAGGATCACGGTGGAGTCTCGGTGTTCGCCGGTGTCGGCGAGCGCACTCGTGAGGGCAACGACCTCATCCACGAGATGGAAGAAGCGGGTGTCTTCGACAAGACGGCCCTCGTCTTCGGCCAGATGGACGAGCCGCCGGGAACGCGTCTGCGCGTCGCCCTGTCGGCTCTCACGATGGCGGAGTACTTCCGTGACGTGCAGAAGCAGGACGTGCTGCTCTTCATCGACAACATCTTCCGCTTCACGCAGGCCGGTTCCGAGGTCTCCACGCTGCTGGGTCGCATGCCCTCCGCCGTGGGTTACCAGCCGAACCTCGCCGACGAGATGGGCCTCCTGCAGGAGCGCATCACCTCGACGCGCGGCCACTCGATCACCTCGCTGCAGGCGATCTACGTGCCCGCCGATGACTACACCGACCCGGCACCGGCGACCACGTTCGCCCACCTCGACGCCACCACGGAGCTGTCGCGTGAGATCGCGTCGAAGGGTCTGTACCCGGCCATCGACCCGCTGACCTCGACGTCGCGCATCATGGATCCCCGCTACTTGGGCGAGGACCACTACCGCGTCGCGACCACGGTCAAGCAGATCCTCCAGAAGAACAAGGAACTGCAGGAGATCATCGCCATCCTCGGTGTCGACGAGCTCTCCGAAGAGGACAAGATCGTCGTGTCTCGTGCACGTCGCATCCAGCAGTTCCTCTCGCAGAACACCTACATGGCCAAGAAGTTCACGGGCGTCGAGGGTTCGACCGTCCCGCTCAAGGAGACCATCGAGTCGTTCGATGCGATCGCGCGCGGTGACTTCGACCACGTCGCCGAGCAGGCCTTCTTCAACGTCGGTGGCATCTCCGACGTCGAAGAGCAGTGGGCGAAGATCCAGAAGGAGAACGGCTGA
- the atpA gene encoding F0F1 ATP synthase subunit alpha, with amino-acid sequence MAELSISPDVIRDALKDFAAAYEPTGAAATEVGTVIDAADGIAHVEGLPGVMANELVTFADGTKGLALNLDEHQIGVVVLGDFTGVEAGQEVTRTGEVLSVPVGDGYLGRVVDPLGNPIDGLGSIATEGVRELELQAPGVMQRKSVHEPMQTGIKAIDAMIPVGRGQRQLIIGDRQTGKTAIAIDTIINQKANWESGDVNKQVRCIYVAIGQKGSTIASVKGALEEAGALEYTTIVAAPASDPAGFKYLAPYTGSAIGQHWMYGGKHVLIIFDDLSKQAEAYRAVSLLLRRPPGREAYPGDVFYLHSRLLERCAKLSDELGAGSMTGLPIIETKANDVSAYIPTNVISITDGQIFLQSDLFNANQRPAVDVGISVSRVGGDAQVKSIKKVSGTLKLELAQYRSLEAFAMFASDLDAASRRQLSRGARLTELLKQPQYSPYPVEEQVVSIWAGTKGKLDTLEVSDVLRFERELLDYLRRNTKVLETLRETNVLDDDTVAELDKHTDAFLLEFQGGKGQAIGAPGHEEHAAAEAEDVNQEKIVKGRRA; translated from the coding sequence ATGGCAGAACTATCGATCAGCCCCGACGTCATCCGTGACGCGCTGAAGGACTTCGCCGCAGCATACGAGCCCACTGGGGCCGCGGCGACCGAGGTCGGCACCGTCATCGACGCAGCCGACGGCATCGCGCACGTCGAGGGACTGCCCGGGGTGATGGCGAACGAACTCGTCACCTTCGCGGACGGCACCAAGGGTCTTGCGCTCAACCTCGACGAGCACCAGATCGGTGTCGTCGTGCTCGGCGACTTCACCGGCGTCGAGGCCGGCCAGGAAGTCACCCGCACGGGTGAGGTCCTCTCCGTTCCCGTCGGAGACGGCTACCTCGGTCGCGTCGTCGACCCGCTGGGCAACCCGATCGACGGCCTCGGCTCGATCGCGACCGAAGGCGTGCGTGAGCTCGAGCTGCAGGCACCGGGTGTCATGCAGCGCAAGTCGGTGCACGAGCCGATGCAGACCGGCATCAAGGCCATCGACGCCATGATCCCCGTCGGCCGCGGTCAGCGTCAGCTGATCATCGGTGACCGCCAGACCGGTAAGACGGCCATCGCGATCGACACGATCATCAACCAGAAGGCCAACTGGGAGTCGGGCGACGTCAACAAGCAGGTGCGCTGCATCTACGTCGCCATCGGTCAGAAGGGCTCGACCATCGCTTCGGTGAAGGGCGCGCTCGAAGAGGCCGGCGCTCTGGAGTACACCACGATCGTGGCGGCTCCGGCATCCGACCCCGCCGGTTTCAAGTACCTCGCTCCCTACACCGGTTCGGCCATCGGCCAGCACTGGATGTACGGCGGCAAGCACGTCCTGATCATCTTCGATGACCTGTCGAAGCAGGCCGAGGCCTACCGCGCAGTGTCGCTCCTGCTGCGTCGTCCGCCGGGCCGCGAGGCCTACCCGGGTGACGTCTTCTACCTGCACTCGCGTCTTCTCGAGCGTTGCGCGAAGCTGTCCGACGAGCTCGGCGCGGGTTCGATGACCGGTCTTCCGATCATCGAGACCAAGGCGAACGACGTCTCGGCGTACATCCCGACCAACGTGATCTCGATCACCGACGGCCAGATCTTCCTCCAGTCCGACCTCTTCAACGCCAACCAGCGTCCGGCGGTCGACGTGGGTATCTCGGTCTCGCGAGTCGGTGGTGACGCTCAGGTCAAGTCGATCAAGAAGGTCTCGGGAACCTTGAAGCTCGAGCTCGCGCAGTACCGCTCGCTCGAGGCGTTCGCGATGTTCGCGTCCGACCTCGACGCGGCCTCGCGTCGTCAGCTCTCCCGCGGCGCGCGCCTGACCGAGCTGCTCAAGCAGCCTCAGTACTCGCCGTACCCCGTCGAGGAGCAGGTCGTCTCGATCTGGGCGGGAACGAAGGGCAAGCTCGACACGCTCGAGGTCTCCGACGTCCTGCGCTTCGAGCGCGAGCTGCTCGACTACCTGCGTCGCAACACCAAGGTGCTCGAGACCCTGCGCGAGACCAACGTCCTCGACGACGACACCGTCGCCGAGCTCGACAAGCACACCGACGCTTTCCTTCTGGAGTTCCAGGGTGGCAAGGGGCAGGCCATCGGCGCCCCGGGTCACGAGGAGCACGCTGCAGCCGAGGCTGAGGACGTCAACCAGGAGAAGATCGTCAAGGGTCGTCGCGCGTAA
- a CDS encoding F0F1 ATP synthase subunit epsilon — MALHVSLVSADAEVWTGEASLVVAKTVEGEIGFMAGHEPVLAILAQGEVRITQTDGTKVLANAQDGFLSMESDVLTIVAGNAALIA, encoded by the coding sequence ATGGCATTGCATGTCAGCCTCGTCTCCGCGGACGCGGAGGTCTGGACGGGAGAGGCGAGCCTCGTGGTCGCCAAGACCGTCGAGGGCGAGATCGGGTTCATGGCCGGCCACGAGCCGGTCCTGGCGATCCTCGCCCAGGGCGAGGTCCGGATCACGCAGACGGATGGCACCAAGGTGCTCGCCAACGCACAGGACGGGTTCCTCTCGATGGAGAGCGATGTCCTGACGATCGTGGCAGGCAACGCGGCTCTCATCGCCTGA